A window from Canis lupus baileyi chromosome 4, mCanLup2.hap1, whole genome shotgun sequence encodes these proteins:
- the NODAL gene encoding nodal homolog isoform X1, whose product MHAPRLPLFLLHACWALLQAGAATVAPVPLRARVQPSSPAPLAYMLSLYRDPLPRADIIRSLQAQDVEVDGHNWTFAFDFSFLSQVEDLVWAELRLQLSSPVALPPGVLLSIEIFHQLKPDAEQDLAACQERLRMDLFTVPLSHVTFSSGSMVLEVTRPLSKWLKHPGELEAQMSSMAGGCPQRPPTPPVTSVLLVLYSNLSPEQRRLGGSTLLWEAESSWRAREGQLSSERRRRHRRHHVPDRSQLCRKVKFQVDFNLIGWGSWIIYPKQYNAYRCEGECPNPVGEEFHPTNHAYIQSLLKRYQPHRVPSTCCAPVKTKPLSMLYVDNGRVLLDHHKDMIVEECGCL is encoded by the exons ATGCACGCCCCCCGGCTGCCCCTGTTCCTGCTGCACGCCTGCTGGGCCCTGCTCCAGGCGGGCGCCGCGACGGTGGCCCCGGTGCCGCTGCGGGCGCGGGTGCAGCCCTCGTCGCCGGCCCCTCTCGCCTACATGCTGAGCCTCTACCGCGACCCGCTGCCCCGGGCTGACATCATCCGCAGCCTGCAGGCGCAAG ATGTGGAGGTGGACGGACACAACTGGACCTTTGCTTTTGACTTCTCCTTCCTGAGCCAAGTGGAGGATCTGGTGTGGGCTGAGCTCCGGCTGCAGCTGTCCAGCCCCGTGGCCCTTCCCCCCGGCGTGCTCCTCTCCATCGAGATTTTCCACCAGCTCAAGCCAGATGCAGAGCAGGACCTGGCTGCCTGCCAGGAACGTCTTCGGATGGACCTGTTCACTGTCCCTCTGTCCCATGTCACCTTTTCCTCGGGCAGCATGGTCCTGGAGGTGACCAGGCCACTCTCCAAGTGGCTGAAGCACCCTGGGGAGCTGGAGGCACAGATGTCCAGCATGGCTGGAGGGTGTCCGCAGCGGCCTCCCACGCCGCCTGTCACCAGTGTGCTCCTCGTGCTCTACTCCAACCTGTCGCCAGAGCAGAGGCGGCTGGGCGGCTCCACCTTGCTGTGGGAGGCCGAGAGCTCCTGGCGGGCCCGGGAGGGACAACTGTCCTCGGAGAGGCGCCGGCGGCACCGGCGCCACCATGTGCCCGACAGAAGCCAGCTGTGCCGGAAGGTCAAGTTCCAGGTGGACTTCAACCTCATTGGATGGGGCTCCTGGATCATCTACCCCAAGCAGTACAATGCTTATCGCTGCGAGGGCGAGTGTCCTAACCCCGTGGGGGAGGAGTTCCATCCGACCAACCACGCATACATCCAG AGTCTGCTAAAGCGATACCAGCCCCACCGAGTCCCTTCCACCTGCTGTGCCCCCGTGAAGACCAAGCCCCTGAGCATGCTGTATGTGGACAATGGCAGAGTCCTCCTGGACCATCATAAAGACATGATTGTGGAAGAATGTGGGTGCCTTTGA
- the NODAL gene encoding nodal homolog isoform X2 encodes MDLFTVPLSHVTFSSGSMVLEVTRPLSKWLKHPGELEAQMSSMAGGCPQRPPTPPVTSVLLVLYSNLSPEQRRLGGSTLLWEAESSWRAREGQLSSERRRRHRRHHVPDRSQLCRKVKFQVDFNLIGWGSWIIYPKQYNAYRCEGECPNPVGEEFHPTNHAYIQSLLKRYQPHRVPSTCCAPVKTKPLSMLYVDNGRVLLDHHKDMIVEECGCL; translated from the exons ATGGACCTGTTCACTGTCCCTCTGTCCCATGTCACCTTTTCCTCGGGCAGCATGGTCCTGGAGGTGACCAGGCCACTCTCCAAGTGGCTGAAGCACCCTGGGGAGCTGGAGGCACAGATGTCCAGCATGGCTGGAGGGTGTCCGCAGCGGCCTCCCACGCCGCCTGTCACCAGTGTGCTCCTCGTGCTCTACTCCAACCTGTCGCCAGAGCAGAGGCGGCTGGGCGGCTCCACCTTGCTGTGGGAGGCCGAGAGCTCCTGGCGGGCCCGGGAGGGACAACTGTCCTCGGAGAGGCGCCGGCGGCACCGGCGCCACCATGTGCCCGACAGAAGCCAGCTGTGCCGGAAGGTCAAGTTCCAGGTGGACTTCAACCTCATTGGATGGGGCTCCTGGATCATCTACCCCAAGCAGTACAATGCTTATCGCTGCGAGGGCGAGTGTCCTAACCCCGTGGGGGAGGAGTTCCATCCGACCAACCACGCATACATCCAG AGTCTGCTAAAGCGATACCAGCCCCACCGAGTCCCTTCCACCTGCTGTGCCCCCGTGAAGACCAAGCCCCTGAGCATGCTGTATGTGGACAATGGCAGAGTCCTCCTGGACCATCATAAAGACATGATTGTGGAAGAATGTGGGTGCCTTTGA